In Desulfonatronum thiodismutans, the genomic window CCCGTTCTTAAAGAGGATCAGCGTGGGGATGGCCCGAATGCCGAAGCGGGAAGGAGTCTTGGAGCTTTCGTCCACGTTCATTTTCGCGATTTTGACCTGTCCGGTCAGCTCCTGACTGAGTTCTTCAATCACAGGGGCAATGGCCCGACACGGGCCGCACCAGGGGGCCCAGAAATCGACGAGGACCGGAAGGTCGCACTGCAGGACTTCAGCGTCGAAATTCGTATCGTTCAGTTCATGAGCCATGTTCGTCTCCTTTTCGCTTGCGGGTTCGTATGACGTGCCGTTTGGTTGCGTGAACGGGTAATGTCGGAAGTAGAGCAACCTCCTGTGCAGACAGTGAAACTAGTTGCGGGGGCTGAACGTGTCAAGGTGAGGTTGACGGGTTTGGAAAAGACCGGGGCCGGTAATCCCAGGGAATGGGCTTGCCGCGGGGCAGGGCTTCCACTGTCTGGTCGTGTTCCCAACCGTTGCGAGCCAGCAGCCAGCCGGAGTAGGCGATCATCGCGGCGTTGTCCGTGCACAGAGCCGGGCTGGGCAGGATCAGCGCCAGACCACGAGCCTGGGCGGTCTCCGCCAGCAGCGAGCGGAGCATGGTGTTCGCGGCCACGCCGCCGGCCGCGATCACGGCACGGTAGGCGGTTTTGTCCTGCAAAGCTCGCTCGACCTTGGTCCGTAGGGTTTCGGCAATGCTCCAGTTCAGGGATGCGCAGACCGTGCCCAATTCCGGATGGTCCTCGGACCATCGGGCCAAGGCAGCATCGTCTGGAAGACGAGGCAAACGCAGATCCGGACGTTGGG contains:
- the trxA gene encoding thioredoxin, producing the protein MAHELNDTNFDAEVLQCDLPVLVDFWAPWCGPCRAIAPVIEELSQELTGQVKIAKMNVDESSKTPSRFGIRAIPTLILFKNGEVVEQLTGAVSKSSIKEMISKKI